The following are encoded together in the Chiloscyllium plagiosum isolate BGI_BamShark_2017 unplaced genomic scaffold, ASM401019v2 scaf_14018, whole genome shotgun sequence genome:
- the LOC122547052 gene encoding oocyte zinc finger protein XlCOF6.1-like, with protein RHQRVHTGERPFGCPECGKAFSYYSVLLTHRRVHILEKPFSCSNCGKAFNDTSALLMHQRVHTGESPFSCRKCGKGFAQASHLRVHTGERPFPCPERGNAFSNSSHLLRHRRDHTGERPFTCPECRRRVSSFCTLQKHQRAHQCSQQSDSADETAVGHCQD; from the coding sequence aggcaccagcgggtccacacaggtgAGAGGCCATTCGGCTGCCCCgaatgcgggaaggccttcagctatTACTCCGTCCTGCTGACCCACCGCCGGGTCCACATATTAGAGAAGCCCTTCAGCTGCTCCAATTGCGGAAAGGCCTTCAACGATACCTCTGCCCTGCTGatgcaccagcgggtccacaccggagAGAGCCCATTCTCCTGCCGcaagtgcgggaagggctttgcCCAGGCATCCCACCTTCGGGTCCatacgggggagaggcccttccccTGCCCAGAGCGCGGGAacgccttcagcaattcctcccacctgctgaggCACAGGCGGGACcataccggggagaggccgttcacctgccccgAGTGCAGGCGGAGGGTCTCATCATTCTGCACCTTGCAGAAGCACCAGCGGGCACACCAGTGCTCCCAACAATCTGATTCTGCTGATGAAACTGCTGTGGGTCACTGCCAGGACTGA